The Acutalibacter muris genomic sequence TCAGGGAACAGGTACAGAATATTGAGTGACGGCAGGGAGAGGGGCGGCAGCATATGAAGCTTATAAATATCGGCTTTGGCAATATGGTTTCGGCGTCAAAGGTGGTGGCCGTGGTCAGCAACGAGTCGGCCCCCATAAAGCGCATGGTGCAGGACGCCAAGGAGCGGGGCGCCGTTATCGACGCCACCTTTGGAAGGAAGACAAAGGCCGTGATAATTATGGACAGCGGCAGCATTGTGCTGTCGGCCATTATGCCGGAGACAGTGGCCGGTCGCTTTAACGGCCGGGAGGATATGGGAGGGGAAGAAAATGAGTAGAGGGATTTTGCTGGTGGTGTCCGCGCCCTCCGCGGGCGGCAAGGGGACCATACTGGGGGAACTGTTTAATCGGGACGGGAACCTCAGGATGTCCGTCTCCGCCACCACCCGCCGGCCGCGGGAGGGCGAGGAGCACGGTAAGCATTACTATTTCATCAGCCGCGAGGAGTTCCGGGGGCTTATCGACAGCGGGAGTATGCTGGAGTACGCCGAATATGTGGGAAACCTGTACGGCACGCCCAGGGGGCCCGTTGAGCAGTGGCTCTCCGAGGGGCACGACGTGGTGCTGGAGATAGAGGTGCAGGGCGGGGCCCAGATCAAAAAGCTGGCGCCGGACTGTGTGTCGGTATTCATCACGCCGCCGTCTATGGAGGTGCTGGAAAAGCGCCTGCGGGGCCGGGGCACGGAGAACGAGGAGACCATCAGAAAGCGCCTTGAGACGGCCCGCCGGGAGCTTCCACAGGCGGAAAACTATGATTATGTGGTTATAAACGACCGCCTG encodes the following:
- the gmk gene encoding guanylate kinase, translating into MSRGILLVVSAPSAGGKGTILGELFNRDGNLRMSVSATTRRPREGEEHGKHYYFISREEFRGLIDSGSMLEYAEYVGNLYGTPRGPVEQWLSEGHDVVLEIEVQGGAQIKKLAPDCVSVFITPPSMEVLEKRLRGRGTENEETIRKRLETARRELPQAENYDYVVINDRLEDAVDDMQAILRSEKLRYMRDPDFIKGLLAGPKA
- a CDS encoding extracellular matrix/biofilm biosynthesis regulator RemA family protein, encoding MKLINIGFGNMVSASKVVAVVSNESAPIKRMVQDAKERGAVIDATFGRKTKAVIIMDSGSIVLSAIMPETVAGRFNGREDMGGEENE